The Mucilaginibacter mallensis genome has a segment encoding these proteins:
- a CDS encoding RagB/SusD family nutrient uptake outer membrane protein: protein MKKNIILTATVLIATVLVTGSCKKVLETQPYNIVSEDVVWANTANAETFIYSTYNSIMNDYAGGGAANDNDEGPATDSRTNNTLGFDGIYGASSQVFTETTNQFSDFGFNNWAEVRRCNQIITQVGASAGISASDKVQLIAEGKFLRAMSYYNVVKSIGRIVWIDKVLTPTDNFLLPSTANPTETYQYIIKDLEDAVAGLPTTKVAGRANKYTAAAILSEVCLQAMAYENYPAAPTIGATDPLLTEAITNAQLVISQGGYALESNYGSMFNDINPTSNEIIFGIYQTALNTTCDGTPMQLMVANVNNGTLLRGGGTPLFTAAFNVFEAWVQHGPPQNMADDYLSIDKNNPAIALPWNQTSQYKAAVNENAVIPTSLIPQATGETSVQHGMIKPGSTETVWTLTNQNRDVRFNASILSDSSSRFYGEILTTGIQGNATRWLKINGFAYYVSLSNMYWRKGVYNNVSPRIYVGVPTDYHYVITRLGRVYLNLAEAYLLKGDVPDAVAALNQTRTVHGQLPASTAATLTDAWTDYKRERRVDLVLENDYYWSLLRWGRYGGAANHGNAPGGTIPELTEVPRVMDISKNRLAFSVVQGPFFSSNNVRVFNNQRRYLMPIAQTYLIQNPKFGPQNPGW, encoded by the coding sequence GTGAAAAAGAATATAATATTAACTGCAACGGTACTAATTGCAACTGTGTTAGTAACCGGTTCATGTAAGAAGGTTTTGGAGACGCAGCCTTATAATATAGTTAGTGAAGATGTGGTTTGGGCCAACACGGCCAATGCCGAAACTTTCATTTACTCTACGTATAATTCAATAATGAATGATTATGCCGGAGGAGGTGCGGCGAATGATAATGACGAAGGCCCGGCAACTGATTCCCGTACTAATAATACATTAGGTTTTGATGGTATATACGGAGCAAGCTCCCAGGTTTTTACCGAAACTACAAACCAGTTCTCTGATTTTGGATTTAATAACTGGGCTGAAGTTCGCCGTTGTAATCAAATCATCACACAGGTAGGGGCGTCTGCCGGTATATCCGCTTCTGATAAAGTACAACTTATTGCTGAAGGGAAATTCCTGCGTGCCATGTCATATTATAATGTAGTTAAAAGTATAGGTAGGATTGTATGGATAGACAAAGTACTAACACCAACCGACAATTTTTTATTGCCAAGTACCGCTAATCCTACTGAAACATATCAATACATTATTAAAGATCTGGAAGATGCGGTAGCGGGTTTGCCAACAACAAAAGTAGCTGGCCGGGCCAATAAATATACTGCCGCTGCAATACTTTCAGAAGTATGTTTACAAGCAATGGCTTATGAAAATTATCCTGCCGCACCAACAATAGGTGCTACGGACCCTTTGCTTACGGAAGCTATAACAAATGCCCAATTGGTTATTAGTCAGGGTGGATATGCCTTAGAATCTAATTACGGTTCTATGTTTAATGATATAAACCCTACATCAAATGAAATTATATTTGGTATTTACCAAACAGCCCTTAATACTACCTGTGATGGTACGCCAATGCAATTGATGGTTGCCAATGTGAATAATGGTACGCTTCTTCGTGGCGGGGGAACCCCGTTGTTTACCGCAGCGTTCAACGTTTTTGAAGCATGGGTACAACATGGGCCCCCTCAAAATATGGCAGATGATTACCTGTCTATAGATAAAAATAACCCAGCCATAGCATTGCCCTGGAACCAAACATCACAGTACAAGGCTGCTGTTAATGAAAACGCTGTAATACCAACAAGTTTGATCCCTCAAGCCACCGGAGAGACCTCTGTGCAACATGGTATGATAAAACCAGGAAGCACCGAAACGGTTTGGACGCTTACTAATCAAAACAGGGATGTACGCTTTAACGCTTCTATCCTGAGCGATTCTTCTTCAAGGTTTTATGGCGAGATTTTAACAACAGGCATTCAGGGTAACGCGACACGGTGGTTAAAGATCAACGGGTTTGCTTATTATGTGAGTTTAAGTAACATGTATTGGAGAAAAGGAGTTTATAATAATGTAAGCCCAAGGATATATGTTGGTGTACCTACTGATTATCATTATGTTATTACTCGTTTGGGTAGGGTTTACCTGAATTTAGCCGAAGCTTATTTGCTTAAGGGTGATGTGCCTGACGCGGTAGCGGCGCTGAACCAAACCCGTACTGTTCATGGCCAACTACCGGCCTCAACTGCTGCAACATTAACAGACGCATGGACAGATTACAAACGTGAAAGAAGAGTTGACCTGGTTTTAGAAAATGATTACTACTGGAGCTTATTGCGATGGGGTAGATATGGCGGTGCTGCCAATCATGGAAATGCACCAGGCGGTACCATTCCTGAATTAACAGAGGTTCCGAGGGTTATGGATATCAGTAAAAACCGACTAGCTTTTTCTGTGGTGCAAGGGCCATTCTTTTCATCTAACAATGTTCGTGTTTTCAATAACCAAAGGCGGTATCTAATGCCTATAGCCCAAACCTATTTAATTCAGAACCCAAAATTCGGGCCTCAAAACCCAGGATGGTAA
- a CDS encoding DUF5018-related domain-containing protein encodes MKNKINLKLILGILFISTLFSSCLKEGLPKYPLFGGNAITNVYVQYRYNSSPNVAGGDSVVAIQNLIVAQVIDTVNNTVNISLAVPAANGTFTAAVRANVNLSHLIMSFDISTAASMAAAGNTPKPGYVGDISKPLTYVVTAANGKKRTWTVTVAPLPAINKYEGPYTSNGYFYHPSDPRAITNLVKSVLTSGPNSVIVDLGDLGSSGYQAVFTIDPATNNVTITAAPGAGGAPYTMFTSGLPTTNPGYTPQWAGSAACNNTYDPATKTFHVRYGYLGSTGWRVTEEAITMN; translated from the coding sequence ATGAAAAATAAAATAAATTTGAAACTGATACTTGGGATATTATTTATCTCAACGCTATTTTCATCTTGCCTTAAAGAAGGGCTGCCCAAATATCCTTTGTTTGGTGGAAATGCAATTACAAATGTATATGTACAATATCGTTATAATAGTAGTCCAAATGTTGCAGGCGGCGACTCAGTTGTTGCTATTCAAAATCTGATAGTTGCTCAAGTTATAGATACTGTAAATAATACTGTTAATATTTCATTGGCAGTACCGGCAGCTAATGGTACTTTTACTGCTGCTGTAAGAGCGAATGTTAACCTGAGTCATCTTATTATGTCTTTTGATATCTCTACTGCAGCTTCTATGGCGGCGGCTGGTAATACGCCAAAGCCGGGCTACGTTGGTGATATCTCTAAACCATTAACCTATGTAGTTACTGCGGCGAATGGTAAAAAAAGAACATGGACAGTAACTGTGGCGCCATTACCAGCCATTAATAAATACGAAGGACCCTATACATCAAATGGTTATTTCTATCATCCTTCTGATCCAAGGGCTATTACTAATTTAGTTAAGTCTGTTTTAACATCGGGGCCTAACAGTGTAATCGTTGATTTAGGAGATCTGGGATCCAGTGGTTACCAAGCCGTATTTACTATTGATCCGGCTACAAATAATGTAACCATTACGGCGGCGCCAGGCGCGGGAGGAGCTCCTTATACCATGTTTACTTCAGGTTTGCCTACAACTAATCCTGGTTACACACCACAATGGGCTGGTTCCGCAGCATGCAACAATACATATGATCCTGCTACTAAAACTTTTCATGTCCGCTATGGCTATCTGGGTAGCACAGGCTGGCGTGTAACGGAAGAAGCTATAACAATGAATTAA
- a CDS encoding right-handed parallel beta-helix repeat-containing protein, with product MKRLIIIFYISVLTSSVFGYAGEVNLKQGKQRIFFTDLATRSRDTPSHNNLINVTDYGAKPGSFEDAVPAIKMAIGACKGNASATLIFPKGRYDFWPDKAEKRNYFISNTSSAAECPLKLETIGLFFEQMKNLTIEGNGSIFVFHGKMTTFALVHCENICLQNIKMDFERPTMSEMTFRMVSDSVIVSDIHPDSKYTIVNGQLKWYGEGWGLKNFHAILVNPDKGTEFYSSWAPFEKATAVSISPNQVRFTGEFKKYSFQPGQVLTIRDPIRDQVGGFIDLSKNITLKNVSMHYMHGLGIVNQFSENLHYDSVFVMPRPESGRMISSFADCMHFSGCKGQITIENCRFKGTHDDPINVHGTHLEVTKIISPTKLIIRFMHPQTYGFEAFFAGDTIAFVHSLKLQIFAQGVLTSAKLISEKEIEVEFASPVPPDLVVNDCLENLTWTPSVTIRNCRFERILTRGILVTTREKVLIENNEFIKVGMNAILIANDASSWYESGAVKDVTIRNNIFEDCGYNSAPDNYAIAIAPETHGFVNIVHRNIRIENNVFKVYDYPILTAHNTEGLIFKNNKIIRTDFMKQGVKRPQFNLQACKKVEISDNSVEGFNDASAQLERMDKKDLSTDITNVKMIGTGKKK from the coding sequence GTGAAAAGGTTAATTATTATTTTTTATATATCGGTACTCACTTCTTCTGTTTTTGGATACGCAGGTGAAGTAAATCTTAAACAAGGCAAACAGCGAATATTTTTTACTGATTTGGCTACAAGAAGTAGAGATACGCCATCACACAATAATTTAATTAATGTAACTGACTACGGCGCAAAACCAGGAAGTTTTGAAGACGCGGTGCCTGCGATAAAAATGGCGATCGGGGCCTGTAAAGGCAACGCATCGGCTACACTGATATTCCCTAAAGGTCGTTATGATTTTTGGCCGGACAAGGCAGAAAAACGAAATTATTTCATTTCGAACACTTCCTCAGCAGCAGAATGCCCTTTAAAGCTGGAAACCATCGGACTTTTTTTCGAACAAATGAAAAATCTGACCATTGAAGGTAATGGATCAATATTTGTATTTCATGGCAAAATGACCACGTTTGCGTTGGTGCATTGCGAAAACATATGTTTGCAGAATATTAAAATGGATTTTGAACGGCCGACCATGTCTGAAATGACTTTTCGGATGGTTTCAGACAGTGTTATTGTTAGCGATATTCACCCCGATTCGAAATATACAATTGTTAATGGTCAGTTGAAATGGTATGGCGAAGGTTGGGGTCTGAAAAATTTTCATGCAATATTGGTAAACCCCGACAAAGGGACAGAATTTTATAGCTCATGGGCACCCTTTGAAAAAGCAACTGCTGTTTCAATATCTCCCAACCAGGTTCGATTTACAGGTGAATTTAAAAAATATAGTTTTCAACCCGGCCAAGTGCTCACCATTCGCGATCCCATTCGCGACCAGGTTGGCGGTTTTATTGATCTTTCGAAAAACATTACGCTTAAAAATGTTTCCATGCATTATATGCACGGGCTGGGTATTGTTAATCAATTTTCGGAAAACCTGCATTACGACAGTGTTTTTGTTATGCCGCGACCTGAAAGTGGGCGAATGATTTCTTCTTTTGCCGATTGTATGCATTTTTCGGGCTGCAAAGGTCAGATAACGATTGAAAATTGCCGGTTCAAAGGCACACACGACGACCCGATCAATGTGCATGGTACGCATCTCGAAGTTACAAAAATTATTTCACCAACGAAGCTTATAATCCGGTTTATGCATCCTCAAACGTACGGTTTTGAGGCTTTTTTTGCCGGAGACACTATTGCATTTGTGCATTCGTTAAAACTCCAAATTTTTGCTCAGGGGGTATTAACTTCTGCAAAACTCATTTCCGAAAAGGAGATAGAGGTTGAATTTGCAAGCCCAGTGCCCCCCGACCTGGTTGTTAATGATTGCCTGGAAAATCTTACATGGACACCCTCGGTTACCATACGAAACTGCCGGTTCGAAAGAATTCTTACCCGTGGTATTCTTGTTACAACCAGGGAAAAAGTTTTGATAGAAAATAATGAGTTTATTAAAGTAGGTATGAATGCCATACTCATAGCCAATGACGCTTCAAGCTGGTATGAATCAGGAGCAGTAAAAGATGTAACCATACGGAACAACATTTTTGAAGATTGTGGTTATAACTCAGCTCCGGATAACTATGCAATTGCCATTGCACCAGAGACTCATGGCTTTGTAAATATAGTACACCGTAATATTCGCATCGAAAACAATGTTTTTAAGGTGTATGATTATCCCATTTTAACCGCCCACAATACCGAAGGCCTCATCTTTAAAAACAATAAAATTATCCGTACAGATTTTATGAAACAAGGGGTGAAGCGCCCTCAGTTTAATCTGCAGGCTTGTAAGAAAGTAGAAATCAGCGATAATTCGGTTGAAGGATTTAATGATGCATCAGCACAACTCGAGCGTATGGACAAAAAGGACCTTTCAACTGATATTACTAATGTAAAAATGATTGGAACTGGTAAAAAGAAATGA
- a CDS encoding glycosyl hydrolase family 95 catalytic domain-containing protein, whose translation MRKTKYLLLPLFLINTFWVFAQKSEMPELPKPCYNLVLQAPINTWDEAIPLGNGLMGGLLWGENNTIRLSLDRGDLWDDRTNGPAEWWKEHTYQKGADLIAQKKYEVVNEWWNSPYDGVTPTKLPAGRIEIKLPVSEIVKKFELNLATAEGISSFNSDAAIKVMYSATQPIILVSIKGTLPDSINLLSTMDVYRRKHLGENSPSSGGSINNLGYPEAEKGKSGTAQWYIQQAANGLKYCVYLQSKQINNETLLAITITSTNDASDFLSLASKRCATALQKGYDNIQKTHVQWWKKFWEQSSVSIPDTVTQKEYDLVQYFYGAASRSDTPPMPLQGVWTADNGTLPPWKGDYHNDLNTQMTYMAYQEAGRFDEGASYLNFLWDRRKVFQDFARDFYGTGGLACPGVMSYSGQPLGGWGQYSMSPTMSAWSAHLFYLHWLYTADKKFLKEKAYPWCSGVGECMLGLLKPDEKGILRLPLSSSPEIFDDSPQAWLKPNSNFDLMCLKMLFLSLKAMATASNKFAEAKKWSDAASALGDFHTKADGTLLVDAVTELPYSHRHLSNIIGLYPFNLVTAEGGEKDGQIINASLKKWDSLGTSQWCGYTFAWMSCLQARVGNSEAAVKNLDVFVKAFLLRNGFHANGDQTRSGYSDFTYRPFTLEGNFLASQAVQEMLLQSWSPTPGKINTGIIRIFPSIPKKWANASFNNLRAEGGYKVSAIRKNNKTTWFSIVASKAGIVKIKDDFDRQKPRWSLPNVQKDSNVYEVNLAKGQKVEATF comes from the coding sequence ATGCGTAAAACAAAATATTTACTTCTTCCCCTTTTCCTGATTAATACATTTTGGGTTTTTGCTCAAAAAAGCGAAATGCCTGAATTGCCGAAACCTTGTTACAACCTCGTATTACAGGCGCCCATAAATACCTGGGATGAAGCAATTCCATTAGGTAATGGTTTAATGGGTGGCCTTTTGTGGGGCGAAAACAACACTATCCGTTTGTCGTTGGACAGGGGCGACTTGTGGGATGACCGAACTAACGGACCCGCAGAATGGTGGAAAGAACATACCTATCAGAAAGGTGCTGATTTAATCGCACAAAAGAAATATGAGGTGGTGAATGAATGGTGGAACAGCCCTTACGACGGAGTTACACCGACTAAATTACCCGCAGGCCGGATAGAAATTAAACTACCTGTTTCTGAAATTGTTAAAAAGTTTGAATTAAACCTGGCTACCGCCGAAGGTATTTCCAGTTTTAATTCAGATGCGGCAATTAAAGTAATGTATAGCGCTACCCAACCAATTATTTTGGTATCCATAAAGGGAACTCTTCCCGACTCAATTAACCTGTTAAGCACTATGGATGTGTATCGCCGTAAACATTTGGGCGAAAATAGCCCAAGCAGTGGCGGGTCAATAAATAACCTGGGTTACCCGGAAGCTGAAAAAGGAAAGTCAGGAACAGCACAATGGTATATTCAGCAAGCTGCAAATGGACTGAAATACTGTGTATACCTTCAATCAAAACAAATAAATAATGAAACGCTATTGGCAATAACCATCACATCAACCAATGATGCAAGTGATTTTTTATCGTTAGCAAGTAAACGATGTGCCACTGCCTTACAAAAGGGGTATGATAATATACAGAAAACACATGTACAATGGTGGAAGAAATTCTGGGAGCAATCAAGTGTTAGCATTCCCGATACGGTCACACAAAAAGAATATGACCTGGTGCAATATTTTTACGGTGCGGCATCCCGTTCTGATACCCCTCCCATGCCGTTGCAAGGGGTGTGGACTGCTGATAATGGAACCTTACCTCCCTGGAAAGGTGATTATCACAACGACCTTAACACGCAAATGACCTACATGGCTTACCAGGAAGCAGGAAGATTTGACGAAGGCGCTTCGTATCTTAATTTTTTATGGGACAGGCGGAAAGTTTTTCAGGATTTTGCAAGAGATTTTTATGGAACAGGCGGATTGGCATGCCCGGGTGTAATGTCTTATTCGGGCCAACCTCTGGGCGGATGGGGGCAATATAGCATGTCGCCTACGATGAGCGCCTGGAGTGCCCACCTTTTTTATCTGCATTGGTTATATACAGCAGATAAAAAATTCCTGAAAGAAAAAGCTTATCCCTGGTGTTCCGGAGTAGGCGAGTGTATGTTGGGACTGTTAAAGCCAGATGAAAAGGGCATTTTGAGATTACCACTTTCATCTTCACCAGAAATTTTTGATGATAGCCCCCAAGCCTGGCTAAAACCCAATAGTAATTTTGATTTGATGTGCTTAAAAATGTTATTTCTTTCTTTGAAAGCAATGGCGACAGCAAGCAACAAGTTTGCCGAAGCAAAAAAATGGTCGGATGCAGCCTCCGCATTAGGTGATTTTCATACAAAGGCTGATGGTACACTGTTGGTTGACGCCGTTACAGAACTGCCATATAGCCACCGTCATTTGTCCAATATCATAGGGTTGTACCCATTCAATCTGGTTACAGCAGAGGGGGGAGAAAAAGATGGACAAATCATTAACGCAAGCCTTAAAAAATGGGATAGTCTGGGTACCAGTCAATGGTGTGGTTACACTTTTGCCTGGATGAGTTGTTTACAGGCAAGGGTGGGCAATTCCGAAGCTGCTGTAAAAAATTTAGATGTTTTTGTAAAAGCCTTCCTATTGCGCAATGGGTTTCATGCCAACGGTGATCAAACCAGAAGTGGCTATTCAGACTTTACTTATCGCCCATTCACACTTGAGGGAAATTTTTTAGCCTCGCAGGCAGTACAGGAAATGCTGCTACAAAGCTGGAGTCCTACACCCGGGAAGATCAACACCGGCATTATTCGTATTTTTCCTTCAATACCTAAAAAGTGGGCAAACGCTTCGTTTAATAATTTAAGAGCAGAGGGCGGGTACAAGGTTTCGGCTATCCGGAAAAACAACAAAACTACCTGGTTCAGCATCGTAGCAAGCAAAGCAGGAATTGTAAAGATTAAAGATGATTTTGATAGGCAAAAGCCAAGATGGAGTCTTCCCAACGTTCAGAAGGATAGCAATGTTTATGAAGTTAATTTGGCTAAGGGGCAAAAGGTAGAAGCCACATTTTAA